Proteins from one Chitinophaga oryzae genomic window:
- a CDS encoding N-acetylmuramoyl-L-alanine amidase, which yields MKHVSRLLLQTLIAIVVPLRASSQAFIRLSQPSREQSNVSTARQFIAGRTCTGCQVTINGEKVYVYSTGTFAVKKELTEGRNSFTIVAEDDNGKTYTKNITWYYAPPPPARATSVFRIDFMEISPGGNLELSAGDTLRIKMKGYPGARATWFNNVPLRELPASQSGGVPGYYTGMYILQPSDSLLNGRIPVRLQNGSETAVLNSTYRYSMMPQGTPLTGRTIDNMTYLTSSANGDRLGPDKTGYLDKDVLLQVVGKQGDYYKVRLSSLQTAFIPEPLLDTEIPQEAPAVSIVSDAKVWGDEKADYVSVELSDKLPYTSTQIVSPGKIIVDVHGAYAEQGISTLLQGTREITGVQWQQPAHDVFRMAISLKHAPWGYQIYYEGNRITVKVKRVPENLSLRGLVIGVDAGHGGGNMGSVGLTGVYEKTLTLNLSLQLKAALEREGASVIMTRTSEKFVANEDRLSFFRNANPDLLLSIHLNSSGNPVDVSGTATYYKHPFCEQLNAAIHRRLLETGLNDFKNNGGFNFILNNPTEFPDALIETLFISNPGDEEQILDPQFQQELVSKIMLGLKDYLKGLADGR from the coding sequence ATGAAGCACGTATCGAGATTATTACTCCAGACTTTAATTGCCATTGTAGTTCCCCTCCGGGCCAGCAGCCAGGCGTTTATCCGGCTCAGCCAACCTTCCCGGGAACAAAGTAATGTAAGCACTGCCCGGCAGTTTATCGCCGGCAGGACCTGTACCGGCTGCCAGGTTACCATCAACGGGGAAAAGGTATACGTATACAGCACCGGCACCTTCGCCGTGAAAAAAGAACTGACAGAAGGAAGAAACAGTTTTACCATCGTAGCAGAAGACGATAACGGCAAAACCTATACGAAAAATATCACCTGGTATTATGCCCCGCCGCCGCCAGCCCGCGCCACCAGCGTCTTTCGCATAGACTTTATGGAAATATCCCCCGGAGGCAACCTGGAATTGTCTGCCGGCGACACGCTGCGTATAAAGATGAAAGGCTATCCCGGCGCAAGGGCCACCTGGTTCAACAATGTACCGCTGCGCGAACTGCCTGCCTCCCAGAGTGGCGGTGTACCGGGTTATTACACCGGCATGTATATACTGCAGCCTTCAGATTCGCTGCTGAACGGCAGGATACCCGTCCGTCTTCAAAACGGCAGCGAAACAGCTGTGCTGAACAGTACCTACCGTTACAGTATGATGCCCCAGGGCACCCCGCTGACGGGCCGTACGATCGACAACATGACCTATCTCACTTCCTCCGCAAACGGCGACCGGCTTGGTCCGGATAAAACCGGCTATCTTGATAAAGACGTGCTGCTGCAGGTAGTCGGTAAACAAGGCGACTACTATAAGGTACGGCTGTCATCCCTCCAGACGGCCTTTATCCCCGAGCCGCTGCTGGATACGGAAATCCCGCAGGAAGCCCCCGCCGTCAGCATCGTATCAGACGCCAAAGTATGGGGCGATGAAAAAGCGGATTATGTATCCGTGGAACTATCGGATAAACTGCCGTACACCTCCACGCAAATTGTATCTCCCGGAAAAATCATTGTGGATGTACACGGGGCATATGCAGAACAGGGTATCAGCACGCTGCTGCAGGGAACGCGGGAAATCACCGGCGTACAATGGCAACAGCCGGCGCATGACGTTTTCCGCATGGCCATCTCCCTGAAACACGCCCCGTGGGGGTACCAGATATACTATGAAGGCAACCGTATAACGGTGAAGGTTAAACGCGTTCCGGAGAATCTTTCCCTGCGCGGCCTCGTCATCGGCGTAGACGCCGGTCACGGCGGCGGCAATATGGGTTCCGTAGGTCTTACCGGCGTTTATGAAAAAACACTCACGCTCAACCTGTCACTGCAACTGAAAGCAGCACTGGAAAGAGAAGGCGCCAGCGTCATCATGACCCGCACCAGTGAAAAGTTCGTGGCCAATGAAGACCGGCTGTCGTTCTTCCGCAACGCCAACCCCGACCTGTTGCTCAGCATACACCTCAATTCTTCCGGCAACCCGGTAGATGTATCCGGTACTGCCACCTACTATAAACATCCTTTCTGCGAACAGCTGAATGCCGCTATTCACCGGCGACTGCTGGAAACCGGGTTAAATGATTTTAAAAACAACGGTGGTTTTAACTTTATCCTGAACAACCCGACAGAGTTCCCGGATGCGCTCATTGAAACACTGTTTATCAGTAATCCCGGCGACGAGGAGCAGATACTGGACCCGCAGTTCCAGCAGGAACTGGTCAGCAAAATTATGCTGGGGCTGAAAGACTACCTGAAAGGCCTGGCGGATGGCAGATAG